A stretch of Lactuca sativa cultivar Salinas chromosome 6, Lsat_Salinas_v11, whole genome shotgun sequence DNA encodes these proteins:
- the LOC111880943 gene encoding putative RING-H2 finger protein ATL21A: MEARKSFVLIFLIFTFMEVLDGKFTSHTCNHDQPPIHFPFKVNSFCKHKQTMIKFPNYGDLGVKSISYDHRKLTLIDPKDCVFQVFLNLNLDPTPFRYYHVVRNYTYLNCSINLLGSFEQIPCLSDSKHHVYVVESSLDIPSSCEIIKTVSIPFEYSSYVSDDSFGLDLTWDSTGFDDFSEAKRWFGVQSIGEEISIAILVFMAILVLMVLGLACVKAYCMKKSESKTNEWDKLLEDLETL; this comes from the exons ATGGAAGCTCGCAAATCCTTCGTTCTCATTTTCTTAATCTTTACATTCATGGAGGTTCTTGATGGCAAATTCACCTCACATACCTGCAACCATGATCAACCCCCAATCCATTTTCCATTCAAAGTCAATTCTTTCTGCAAACACAAACAAACCATGATCAAATTCCCAAATTACGGCGATTTGGGCGTGAAATCCATCTCATACGATCACAGAAAACTCACTCTAATCGACCCAAAAGATTGCGTCTTTCAAGTGTTCTTGAATCTCAATCTTGATCCTACACCCTTTCGATACTATCATGTTGTTAGAAACTATACGTATTTGAATTGTTCGATCAATCTTTTGGGTTCTTTCGAACAAATCCCATGTTTAAGTGATTCTAAACACCATGTTTATGTTGTGGAGTCATCGTTAGATATTCCCAGTTCTTGTGAGATTATCAAAACTGTTTCGATTCCATTTGAGTATAGTTCTTACGTTTCTGATGATAGTTTTGGTCTTGATTTGACATGGGATTCGACTGGTTTTGATGATTTTTCAGAAGCTAAAAGGTGGTTTGGTGTTCAATCCATTGGAGAAG aaataaGTATCGCGATTTTGGTCTTTATGGCGattttggtccttatggttttgGGATTAGCATGTGTAAAGGCTTATTGTATGAAGAAATCTGAAAGCAAGACAAATGAATGGGACAAGttacttgaagatcttgaaaccTTATGA
- the LOC111880940 gene encoding deSI-like protein At4g17486 codes for MRLFPMNSSRELRNGGSDHALLYLNVYDLTPVNNYLYWLGFGIFHSGIEVYDMEYAFGAHEYPTSGVFEVEPKSCPGFIFRRSIPLGSTNMSPSEFRSFMEHLSNKYYGDTYHLIAKNCNHFTNEVSMRLTGKPIPGWVNRLAKLGSFCNCLLPENIQVAAVRHLPDHATISDEESDSGDSSLTMGSEEDEVDDDHRHHLLTESNSDVAFLQETPVRLAKDLL; via the exons ATGCGGCTGTTTCCGATGAATTCGTCTAGAGAGCTTAGAAATGGAGGAAGTGATCATGCTTTATTGTATCTCAACGTATATGATCTCACCCCTGTCAATAACTACCTCTACTGGTTAGGCTTCGGAATCTTCCATTCCGGTATCGAAG TCTATGACATGGAATACGCATTTGGAGCACACGAGTACCCAACCAGTGGAGTCTTTGAAGTGGAGCCAAAAAGCTGCCCGGGATTTATCTTCAGGCGATCAATTCCATTGGGAAGCACCAACATGTCTCCTTCAGAATTCCGATCATTCATGGAACATCTTTCTAACAAATATTATGGTGACACTTATCATTTAATTGCAAAAAACTGCAATCATTTCACAAACGAAGTATCAATGCGACTCACTGGAAAACCAATACCCGGTTGGGTCAACCGGTTGGCTAAACTCG GGTCTTTCTGCAACTGTTTATTGCCCGAAAACATTCAAGTTGCAGCTGTTAGACATCTACCTGATCATGCAACAATTTCTG ATGAAGAATCAGATTCGGGTGATTCATCATTAACAATGGGgagtgaagaagatgaagtgGATGATGATCATCGTCATCATCTTTTGACTGAATCGAATAGTGATGTGGCATTTTTGCAGGAGACACCTGTCAGACTAGCTAAAGAtcttctttaa